Proteins encoded in a region of the Caldalkalibacillus uzonensis genome:
- a CDS encoding homocysteine synthase, giving the protein MAEERQYGFETICLHEGQKVDPATGARAVPIYQTTSYQFESTEHAANLFGLKEFGNIYTRIMNPTQDAFEQTIAKLEGGVGALAVSSGQAAITYAILNIAGAGDEIVASSSLYGGTYNLFSTTLPKIGVTVRFADINDPEQFKAAINEKTKAIFIEIIGNPKMDVADLELMADLAHEAGLPLIVDNTFATPYLCQPIKYGADIVVHSATKFIGGHGTSIGGVIVDSGQFKWDNGKFPGLTEPDPSYHGVVYTRDFGPLAYIIKARVQLLRDMGSAMAPFNAFLFIQGLETLSLRMERHSENALKVAQWLNEHPKVEWVNYPGLEGNPYYELARKYLPKGQGAILTFGVTGGAKAGEALINHVQLFSHLANVGDAKSLIIHPASTTHQQLSEEEQRKAGVTPEMVRLSVGIETIDDIIYDLEQALAHI; this is encoded by the coding sequence ATGGCGGAAGAGCGTCAATATGGATTTGAAACGATATGTTTGCACGAGGGGCAAAAGGTGGATCCGGCCACAGGTGCGCGGGCTGTTCCCATTTACCAAACCACCTCCTATCAGTTTGAAAGCACGGAACATGCGGCTAACCTGTTTGGCTTAAAAGAGTTTGGCAACATCTATACCCGCATTATGAATCCCACTCAGGATGCCTTTGAACAAACCATTGCCAAACTGGAAGGCGGTGTAGGGGCTCTCGCAGTCTCCTCTGGGCAAGCGGCTATTACATATGCCATTCTTAACATTGCCGGGGCAGGGGATGAAATTGTCGCTTCCTCCTCTCTTTATGGGGGGACGTACAACTTGTTCTCTACCACCCTCCCCAAAATCGGGGTGACAGTACGTTTTGCTGACATTAATGATCCGGAGCAGTTTAAAGCGGCCATTAACGAAAAAACGAAAGCTATTTTTATTGAAATAATCGGCAATCCAAAAATGGATGTGGCTGATCTGGAACTGATGGCCGACCTGGCCCACGAAGCAGGTTTGCCCTTGATTGTGGACAACACGTTTGCCACCCCCTATTTGTGCCAGCCGATTAAATATGGGGCGGACATTGTGGTTCACTCGGCCACGAAGTTTATAGGCGGCCACGGCACATCCATCGGCGGTGTGATTGTGGATTCGGGCCAGTTTAAGTGGGACAATGGCAAGTTTCCCGGCCTGACAGAGCCGGATCCCAGTTACCATGGCGTGGTTTATACGCGAGATTTCGGTCCCCTGGCCTATATTATCAAGGCGCGGGTACAGCTGTTAAGGGATATGGGCTCGGCTATGGCGCCATTTAATGCTTTTCTTTTTATTCAGGGCTTGGAAACACTTAGCTTGCGCATGGAGCGCCACAGTGAAAACGCCTTGAAAGTGGCCCAATGGTTAAACGAACATCCTAAAGTGGAATGGGTTAATTATCCGGGTTTAGAAGGCAATCCGTACTATGAATTGGCCCGTAAGTACCTCCCCAAAGGTCAAGGAGCCATCCTCACCTTCGGAGTCACTGGAGGCGCCAAAGCGGGAGAAGCTCTGATCAATCATGTTCAGCTCTTTTCACATCTGGCCAATGTGGGTGATGCCAAGTCTTTGATTATTCATCCGGCCAGCACCACTCATCAACAATTAAGTGAGGAAGAACAGCGCAAAGCTGGGGTCACGCCGGAGATGGTCCGTTTGTCGGTGGGCATTGAAACCATTGACGATATTATCTATGACCTGGAGCAGGCCTTAGCACACATTTAG
- the racE gene encoding glutamate racemase encodes MVLNKPIAVIDSGVGGLTVVQELLRQLPREEIVYFGDTARCPYGPRPKEEVRRFSYQMLDFLDQFEPKMIVIACNTATAVILEELRQINHMPVVGVIHPGVRAAIKATVLGRIGVIGTQGTIASGLYEKALKQIHPHLYVKSLACPDFVPLVEQGEYQTSQAYRIVRKSLLPLLTEDLDTLVLGCTHYPILAPVIQDVMGDGVKLISSADETAREVSTLLFHKNMLSQKFERPEHLFFTSGDTKQFKRIAEAWLDMPVKVSQVSLVKQI; translated from the coding sequence ATTGTGTTGAATAAGCCTATAGCTGTCATTGATTCGGGCGTTGGCGGATTGACCGTGGTACAAGAGCTGCTCCGACAGCTTCCCCGTGAGGAGATTGTTTACTTTGGGGATACGGCCCGTTGTCCGTACGGTCCCCGCCCAAAAGAAGAAGTGAGACGTTTTTCTTATCAAATGTTGGACTTTCTTGACCAGTTTGAGCCGAAGATGATTGTAATTGCCTGTAACACGGCTACTGCCGTTATTTTGGAAGAGTTGCGCCAAATCAATCACATGCCTGTCGTAGGAGTGATACACCCCGGGGTCAGAGCAGCCATAAAAGCCACAGTGCTTGGGCGAATTGGCGTGATCGGCACTCAGGGAACAATAGCCAGTGGATTATACGAAAAGGCGCTGAAACAAATTCATCCTCATTTGTACGTGAAAAGTTTAGCTTGTCCTGATTTTGTGCCCCTCGTAGAACAAGGGGAGTATCAAACCAGCCAAGCTTATAGGATTGTCCGCAAATCCCTCCTGCCTCTCTTGACTGAGGATTTGGATACATTGGTCTTGGGTTGCACCCACTATCCCATTTTAGCCCCGGTGATTCAGGATGTGATGGGTGACGGTGTTAAACTGATCAGTTCGGCCGACGAAACAGCCCGGGAAGTCAGTACCTTACTTTTTCATAAAAATATGCTCTCACAAAAGTTTGAACGGCCCGAGCATCTTTTTTTCACGAGTGGCGATACAAAGCAATTTAAGCGCATTGCTGAAGCTTGGCTTGACATGCCTGTCAAGGTCAGCCAAGTGTCGTTGGTCAAACAGATATAG
- a CDS encoding phosphotransferase family protein encodes MYGGIAVSKGEVIPVRKGEELKIPKLEAFLRNHFDLEHAPLEIKQFAAGHSNLTYLLKVGSWEAVLRRPPLGPVAPKAHDMEREYRVLKKLHPVFPLAPQPFVFTDDESVLGAPFFIMERRKGVVLDTGFPADRPGTPAVCARISELMVDTLVRLHSIDYEAAGLGDIGRPEGFLERQVKGWIGRYERAKTDEIPQVETLTTWLVDHLPLSPPPSVIHYDYKLNNVMFDPELTEIVGIFDWEMSTIGDPLADLGCALSYWVEHDDPDVLRNGFGKMPVTVLPGFMTREQFIEAYAKKSGMDVANMHYYLTFAYFKLAVICQQIYYRWKKGQTQDERFARMGGFVHGLVEIAHHYAERGDLR; translated from the coding sequence ATGTATGGAGGGATCGCTGTGAGCAAAGGGGAGGTTATTCCCGTACGCAAAGGAGAGGAACTGAAAATCCCCAAGCTGGAGGCCTTTCTCCGCAACCATTTTGACCTTGAACATGCTCCGTTGGAGATCAAACAGTTTGCTGCGGGTCATTCCAATCTGACCTATCTCTTAAAGGTCGGATCCTGGGAAGCCGTTTTGCGCCGTCCCCCGCTCGGGCCGGTTGCCCCCAAAGCCCATGACATGGAACGGGAATATCGTGTTTTAAAGAAATTGCATCCCGTCTTCCCCTTGGCACCCCAACCGTTTGTCTTTACCGATGATGAAAGCGTGCTCGGTGCCCCGTTCTTCATTATGGAACGACGCAAGGGGGTTGTACTGGATACTGGGTTTCCCGCTGACAGGCCTGGCACCCCTGCCGTTTGTGCCCGGATTTCTGAACTGATGGTGGACACCCTTGTCCGCTTGCACAGCATTGATTATGAGGCAGCCGGTTTGGGGGATATCGGCCGGCCGGAAGGGTTTTTGGAGCGGCAGGTAAAAGGCTGGATCGGACGCTATGAGCGGGCCAAAACAGACGAGATCCCCCAGGTGGAGACGTTAACCACTTGGCTGGTGGATCATCTCCCGCTCTCACCCCCGCCCAGCGTCATCCATTACGATTACAAGTTAAATAATGTGATGTTTGACCCGGAATTAACAGAGATCGTCGGTATTTTTGACTGGGAGATGTCAACCATCGGGGATCCTTTGGCCGACTTGGGCTGTGCTTTGAGCTACTGGGTGGAGCACGATGATCCTGATGTGTTGAGAAATGGCTTTGGCAAAATGCCTGTCACGGTTTTGCCCGGGTTTATGACCAGGGAGCAGTTTATCGAAGCATACGCCAAGAAAAGCGGGATGGATGTGGCCAACATGCACTATTATCTCACCTTTGCCTACTTTAAGCTGGCTGTCATTTGTCAGCAAATTTATTATCGTTGGAAAAAAGGGCAAACACAGGATGAGCGTTTTGCCCGCATGGGTGGTTTTGTGCACGGGTTGGTGGAGATTGCCCATCATTATGCCGAGAGAGGAGATTTGAGGTGA
- a CDS encoding acyl-CoA thioesterase, giving the protein MHETELKVRFCETDVLGHVNNTSFFIYLEQARVEFFEQLGTHMAIDEWPFILGHVSCDFVQQAYFNQRLKVHTWVSRIGKKSFRLAQTIKDAESGEVVAKSESVLIYFNFEKQQSEPIPTDLSKMLEAHMKTEVGS; this is encoded by the coding sequence ATGCATGAAACAGAGCTGAAAGTCCGTTTTTGTGAAACAGATGTATTGGGCCATGTCAACAACACCAGCTTTTTCATCTACCTGGAGCAGGCCAGGGTTGAATTCTTTGAACAGTTGGGCACCCACATGGCCATTGACGAATGGCCGTTTATCCTGGGCCATGTCAGTTGCGATTTTGTGCAACAAGCCTACTTTAACCAACGCTTAAAAGTGCACACTTGGGTGAGCAGGATCGGCAAAAAAAGTTTTCGCCTGGCCCAAACCATCAAGGATGCGGAGTCGGGTGAGGTTGTGGCCAAGTCTGAATCCGTCTTGATTTACTTTAACTTTGAAAAACAACAGAGCGAGCCAATCCCCACTGATTTGTCCAAAATGCTGGAAGCCCATATGAAAACGGAAGTGGGTTCGTAA
- a CDS encoding quinone oxidoreductase family protein: protein MKAIQFKQFGGPEVLELVELKRPQPKGKEVLIEIKAIGVNFADIARREGQYVVPTPLPYVPGSEVAGVVCEVGDEVEQVKVGQRVVTLLGSKTATGYAEYTLSDERSLVPVPEGVDDRQAAALLVQGLTAYHVLKTSGQLQQGERVLVHAAAGGVGTLAVQLAKLFGAGQVIATASSEEKRQISLDLGADAAVDYTQDGWEQKVLELTDNQGVDVALEMVGGSVFHKTLSILAPFGRMVIYGLASQETPKFNPVKLMAKNHTVTGFFLPQIMRKQDLYLQSLKELLAYVQQGQLKLIIGGVYALEEAAKVQALMKGRQTTGKLILVP, encoded by the coding sequence GTGAAAGCCATTCAATTTAAACAGTTTGGCGGACCGGAAGTACTGGAACTGGTCGAACTGAAACGCCCGCAACCAAAGGGAAAAGAAGTGCTAATTGAAATTAAGGCAATCGGTGTCAATTTTGCCGATATTGCCCGCCGGGAGGGGCAGTATGTGGTACCTACCCCCTTACCCTATGTACCCGGCTCTGAGGTGGCCGGTGTGGTTTGTGAGGTGGGCGATGAAGTGGAGCAAGTCAAGGTGGGCCAGCGGGTGGTAACCTTGTTAGGCTCCAAAACAGCCACAGGCTATGCTGAATATACACTCTCTGATGAACGTTCACTGGTCCCTGTCCCGGAGGGCGTGGATGATCGCCAGGCCGCCGCCCTTTTGGTGCAAGGTTTAACCGCTTATCATGTTTTAAAAACATCTGGGCAGCTGCAACAGGGAGAACGGGTCCTGGTCCATGCCGCAGCGGGCGGCGTAGGAACCTTGGCCGTGCAATTGGCAAAGCTGTTTGGCGCCGGCCAGGTGATTGCCACCGCCAGCTCAGAAGAAAAACGGCAAATCTCTCTTGATTTGGGTGCCGATGCAGCTGTTGATTACACTCAGGATGGGTGGGAGCAAAAAGTGCTGGAGCTGACAGATAACCAGGGTGTGGATGTTGCTTTGGAAATGGTGGGTGGTTCTGTTTTTCACAAAACCTTATCTATTTTGGCTCCCTTTGGCCGCATGGTGATTTACGGCTTGGCCAGCCAGGAAACGCCGAAGTTTAATCCTGTCAAATTGATGGCCAAAAATCATACCGTTACTGGTTTTTTCTTGCCCCAAATCATGAGAAAGCAGGATTTATATCTACAAAGTTTAAAAGAACTGTTGGCCTATGTCCAACAAGGGCAGCTTAAATTGATCATTGGAGGCGTCTATGCGCTGGAGGAAGCAGCCAAAGTACAAGCGTTGATGAAAGGGAGACAAACCACCGGGAAATTGATTCTAGTCCCATAG
- a CDS encoding thiolase family protein, which translates to MRDAVIVEAVRTPIGRRNGALSQIRPDELAAEALKELVVRAGISPDSIDDVIMGCVTQVGEQAADIGRLAALIAGYPIKVPGTTIDRQCGSSQQAVHFAAQAILSGDMDVVVAAGVESMSRVPMFSNLKGAGWSEKLTSRYEMIHQGLSAERIAEKWGFSREQLDQFALESHYKAVQAQKEGRFEREIMPVEVTLADGTKTIVTQDEGPREDTSLEKLSQLKPSFKEDGVIHAGNASQISDGAAAILLMSREKAEKLGLRPRFRVLARVVVGSDPTLMLTGPIPATEKVLRKAGLSLDDIDVFEVNEAFAPVPLAWLAETGADPHKLNPNGGAIALGHPLGASGARLMTTMMHELERTGGRYGLQTMCEGHGMANATIIERLD; encoded by the coding sequence ATGCGTGATGCGGTGATTGTTGAAGCGGTGCGAACACCCATTGGCAGACGAAACGGGGCCTTGAGTCAAATCCGGCCTGACGAATTGGCGGCAGAAGCATTGAAAGAATTAGTGGTCAGAGCGGGAATTTCCCCTGACAGTATTGACGATGTGATTATGGGCTGTGTCACCCAAGTGGGTGAGCAAGCAGCAGACATTGGCAGGTTGGCAGCTCTGATCGCCGGCTACCCCATTAAAGTACCGGGTACCACGATAGACCGGCAGTGTGGCAGCAGCCAACAAGCCGTTCATTTTGCGGCCCAGGCCATCTTAAGCGGTGATATGGATGTGGTTGTTGCCGCCGGTGTGGAGAGCATGTCCCGGGTACCCATGTTTTCCAACCTAAAGGGGGCCGGGTGGAGTGAAAAACTGACCTCCCGTTATGAAATGATTCACCAAGGATTATCAGCCGAGAGAATTGCAGAAAAATGGGGCTTCAGCCGCGAGCAGCTGGATCAATTCGCTTTAGAAAGCCATTACAAGGCGGTGCAAGCCCAAAAAGAAGGCCGTTTTGAACGTGAAATCATGCCTGTTGAGGTTACTCTTGCCGATGGGACAAAAACCATAGTTACCCAAGATGAAGGGCCCAGAGAGGATACCTCACTGGAAAAACTGTCCCAGCTTAAACCTTCGTTTAAGGAAGACGGTGTCATTCATGCAGGCAACGCCAGTCAAATCAGCGACGGTGCTGCAGCTATTCTCTTGATGTCCAGGGAAAAGGCGGAAAAACTTGGCTTGAGGCCGCGCTTTCGCGTCCTGGCCCGGGTGGTAGTGGGTTCAGATCCGACTTTAATGTTAACCGGGCCCATACCGGCTACCGAGAAGGTGCTGCGGAAGGCAGGTTTAAGTTTGGATGATATTGATGTGTTTGAAGTCAATGAGGCCTTTGCTCCGGTTCCCTTGGCCTGGCTGGCTGAAACGGGAGCCGATCCACACAAATTGAACCCCAATGGGGGCGCTATTGCGTTGGGCCATCCGCTCGGCGCCTCTGGAGCCCGGTTGATGACAACCATGATGCATGAATTGGAGCGTACAGGAGGCCGTTACGGGCTGCAAACGATGTGCGAAGGTCACGGGATGGCCAATGCGACCATTATTGAGCGCTTGGATTAG
- the rph gene encoding ribonuclease PH gives MRRDQRGLDQLRQVKIHPHYIKHAEGSVLIEVGDTRVICTATVEDKVPPFMRGQGKGWVTAEYAMLPRATEQRNVREAAKGKLSGRTMEIQRLIGRALRSVVDLEAMGERTIWLDCDVIQADGGTRTASITGAFTALCFALYKLVEREQISHIPVRDFLAATSVGILEDNEILLDLCYEEDAQARVDMNIVMTGKGEFVEIQGTGEEHPFTREQLNTLLAYAEKGIQELINLQKDVLGPIADHIGRKPEPATTEKVTGTEQQLPN, from the coding sequence ATGAGAAGAGACCAACGCGGTTTGGATCAATTGCGCCAAGTTAAAATTCATCCCCATTACATTAAACATGCGGAAGGTTCCGTGTTGATTGAAGTGGGGGATACACGTGTGATTTGTACGGCGACTGTTGAAGACAAAGTACCACCGTTCATGCGTGGACAAGGTAAAGGCTGGGTGACGGCAGAATATGCTATGCTGCCCCGGGCTACAGAACAGCGCAATGTTCGTGAGGCAGCCAAAGGCAAGTTGAGCGGACGGACCATGGAAATCCAGCGTTTAATCGGCCGTGCCCTGCGTTCTGTTGTAGATCTCGAAGCGATGGGAGAGCGGACCATCTGGCTGGACTGTGACGTCATTCAAGCCGATGGGGGCACGCGCACCGCCTCGATTACAGGGGCGTTTACGGCTTTATGCTTTGCTCTCTACAAATTGGTCGAAAGAGAGCAAATCAGTCACATTCCGGTACGTGATTTTTTGGCTGCGACCAGTGTAGGCATCCTGGAGGATAATGAAATTTTGTTAGATCTGTGCTATGAGGAAGACGCTCAGGCACGAGTGGATATGAACATCGTGATGACCGGCAAGGGGGAATTTGTGGAGATCCAGGGTACAGGGGAAGAGCATCCTTTCACCCGTGAGCAGTTGAATACACTTCTGGCCTATGCTGAAAAAGGGATTCAGGAGCTGATTAACCTGCAAAAGGATGTGTTAGGTCCTATTGCAGACCATATTGGCCGTAAACCTGAGCCTGCTACTACAGAAAAAGTAACCGGGACGGAGCAACAACTGCCCAACTAG
- a CDS encoding helix-turn-helix domain-containing protein yields MKGKEQHGKPLLTNREREVFELLVQDKTTKEIADQLFISEKTVRNHISNVMQKLGVKGRSQAVVELVRLGELDI; encoded by the coding sequence TTGAAGGGGAAAGAGCAACATGGGAAGCCATTGCTGACCAATAGGGAAAGAGAAGTGTTTGAACTTCTGGTACAAGACAAGACGACCAAGGAGATTGCAGACCAGCTGTTTATCAGTGAAAAAACGGTCCGCAATCATATTTCGAATGTTATGCAAAAACTTGGTGTCAAAGGTCGCTCCCAAGCTGTCGTTGAATTGGTCCGTTTAGGTGAATTGGATATCTAA
- a CDS encoding MarR family winged helix-turn-helix transcriptional regulator — protein sequence MEKKTIPYTEEQVVEIERELRYVSSIIKQKGREILANFPITPPQFVALQWLNEEGDMTIGELSNKMYLACSTTTDLVDRMEANDLVERVRDTNDRRVVRIHLKEKGRKIILDVLKARREYLASVLNSFSQEQVAELARSLELLHNEMKQEMETV from the coding sequence GTGGAAAAGAAGACGATCCCTTATACAGAAGAACAAGTCGTTGAAATTGAACGTGAATTGCGATATGTCAGTTCCATTATTAAACAAAAAGGACGAGAAATTTTGGCTAACTTCCCAATCACGCCTCCCCAATTTGTAGCACTGCAGTGGCTGAATGAAGAGGGAGATATGACGATTGGCGAATTGTCAAATAAAATGTATCTGGCCTGCAGCACAACGACGGATCTTGTGGACCGGATGGAAGCGAACGACCTTGTGGAACGTGTGCGTGACACGAATGACCGGCGTGTAGTGCGCATTCATTTAAAGGAGAAAGGAAGAAAGATTATTTTGGACGTCCTGAAAGCGCGGCGGGAATATTTAGCTTCTGTCCTGAACAGCTTTTCCCAGGAGCAGGTAGCCGAGTTAGCCCGCTCCCTGGAATTGTTGCACAATGAAATGAAGCAGGAAATGGAAACCGTGTAG
- a CDS encoding 2-phosphosulfolactate phosphatase yields the protein MGKIHLLMRKEELDTEKLEDKVVIVLDILLATTTVVTVLEHGAKEVIPVLDEEEARQKAKVYSAGEHLLAGEYQGKTIDGFLDPGPTFLKEKVKGKTVILSTTNGTVAIRKAAGAEKVYIGAFLNGERVAQKIVSDHHDQTILIVCSGSGGAFNLEDFYGAGYLSHCLVRHQRQPWELTDAAQAALLFYQSRKGQGESVLKCSRVGQILTRHGFGHEVLYAAERDAAQVVPYLTEEGTIRVCAQPVRHQT from the coding sequence ATGGGTAAAATTCATTTGCTGATGCGCAAGGAAGAGCTGGATACGGAGAAGCTTGAGGATAAAGTGGTCATTGTCTTGGATATTCTGTTGGCCACTACCACGGTTGTGACCGTGTTGGAGCATGGTGCCAAAGAGGTGATCCCGGTCCTGGATGAAGAGGAAGCAAGGCAGAAAGCCAAAGTGTATTCCGCTGGGGAGCATCTTTTAGCTGGGGAGTACCAAGGAAAAACCATCGACGGCTTTTTGGATCCTGGCCCCACTTTTTTAAAAGAAAAGGTCAAAGGCAAAACGGTGATCTTGTCCACCACCAACGGCACCGTTGCGATCCGCAAGGCAGCTGGGGCTGAAAAGGTGTATATTGGAGCGTTTTTAAATGGAGAACGTGTGGCCCAAAAAATTGTGAGTGACCATCATGACCAAACCATATTGATTGTCTGTTCCGGTTCAGGGGGTGCTTTTAATCTGGAAGATTTCTATGGTGCCGGTTATTTGTCCCATTGCTTGGTCCGGCATCAGCGTCAACCGTGGGAATTAACCGATGCGGCCCAGGCTGCCCTCTTGTTTTACCAGAGCCGGAAGGGGCAAGGGGAATCTGTTTTAAAATGCTCCCGCGTGGGACAGATACTGACGCGCCATGGTTTTGGCCATGAGGTCCTTTATGCCGCAGAGCGGGATGCCGCCCAAGTGGTTCCGTATTTAACGGAAGAAGGTACGATTAGAGTTTGTGCTCAGCCTGTCCGTCACCAAACGTAA
- a CDS encoding GerMN domain-containing protein: MKGYKIVLPLFVLVLAAVFLTGCVFGPSRDTGSDPIDPPQEDYFSEGDEIEFNLEEGGESEEGAEAEEETKEEAKETERTIYVFDHEGRVVPLTVKVPHTEGVAKQALEYLVVDGPVTEQLPDGMRAVLPPGTEMTVKIDSEEQTAVVDFSSEFKNYKPEDEKGILEAITFTLTEFDGIEKVKIMINGYYQDTMPVGGTPINQPLSRKDGINLEVADGTRIGNNSVVTLYFKGQSPSGNFDYYVPVSRVIPKSDDLLKATIEELIAGPESGSGLYSLLSNEIKLLEAYLEKDLAVLNFDQNLVNVAGEETTVSSDIVNAIVLSVTELAPVAQVKLMVEGNQEVAGISEPVSRPVEVNAASF; the protein is encoded by the coding sequence ATGAAAGGGTATAAGATTGTCCTGCCGTTATTTGTCTTGGTGCTGGCTGCCGTTTTTTTAACAGGCTGTGTATTCGGACCAAGCCGGGACACCGGTTCTGATCCGATTGACCCGCCGCAGGAAGATTACTTCAGTGAAGGCGATGAGATTGAGTTTAATCTGGAAGAGGGAGGTGAGTCTGAAGAAGGAGCGGAAGCAGAGGAAGAAACCAAAGAAGAAGCCAAAGAAACGGAGCGGACCATCTATGTTTTTGATCACGAGGGGCGTGTGGTTCCATTAACCGTGAAAGTCCCCCATACGGAAGGAGTAGCCAAACAGGCACTGGAATACCTGGTTGTTGATGGACCAGTGACAGAGCAGCTTCCCGATGGGATGCGGGCTGTTTTGCCGCCTGGGACAGAAATGACGGTGAAAATTGACAGTGAGGAACAAACGGCGGTGGTTGACTTCTCGTCTGAATTTAAAAACTACAAACCTGAAGATGAAAAAGGCATCTTGGAAGCCATCACTTTCACCTTAACCGAGTTTGACGGCATTGAAAAAGTAAAGATTATGATTAATGGCTACTATCAAGACACCATGCCCGTGGGTGGCACACCGATCAACCAGCCGCTCTCCCGCAAAGACGGCATCAATCTTGAAGTGGCTGATGGCACGCGAATCGGCAACAATTCTGTTGTCACGCTTTACTTTAAAGGGCAAAGCCCTAGTGGGAACTTTGATTATTATGTGCCTGTGTCCAGGGTGATTCCTAAGTCGGATGACTTATTAAAGGCGACCATCGAAGAGTTGATTGCCGGGCCCGAGTCCGGCTCCGGCCTGTATTCTCTCCTTTCTAATGAAATCAAATTGCTTGAAGCTTACTTGGAAAAGGATCTAGCTGTGCTGAACTTTGACCAAAACTTGGTCAATGTGGCCGGAGAGGAAACCACTGTTTCCAGTGACATTGTGAACGCTATCGTTCTTTCAGTCACTGAATTAGCACCTGTGGCTCAGGTCAAACTAATGGTGGAAGGGAATCAGGAAGTGGCTGGCATTTCTGAGCCGGTTTCCCGTCCGGTTGAAGTAAACGCTGCTAGCTTTTAA